Genomic DNA from Thermosipho ferrireducens:
TAGGTAAATCATACCTTTCAGCAAGTTCAATTATTCTTTTTCTCTTTTCATAAGAAAGAGTTACACCAGCAGGATTATGAAAGTTTGGTATCACGTAAATAAACTTCACCTTTTTAATAAGACCTTTTTCATCCAGACTTTTAAGCTCTTTCTCCAATACATCAACATTCATTCCATCATCTTCCAGAGGAATTGTTACAAATTTAGGAAATCTCATTTTAAAAGCACTCGCTGCCCCAAGATAAAAAGGATCTTCAACAATAGCTATACTTTCTTCATCCAGAAAAATTTTCCCCGCAAGTTCCAGAGCTTCTTGAGAACCAGTAGTGAACATTATGTTGTTCTCGCTAAGATTTGATATACCATAAATTCGTTCCAGCATAGCAATAATTTGATTGGCAAGCTCCGGATCGCCTTCAGTTGTACTGTACTGCAAAACGTAAGCATACTCTTTTTCTATTATCTCTGATGCTATTTGCGATAATTCTTTTCTTGGGAATGTTTCTGGATCAGGCACTCCACCACCAAAAGATATAGCATTTGGAACAGAGGCGTATTTTAAAAGTTCTCTGATTAGCGAAGATTGTAAACTATTTCCCAATTTTGAATACTTAGTCTCAAAATCCACAAACATCACCTCCAGAATATTTTTGCGTTCCACTTTTAATTATAGCAATTTCATGCCAAACATATATTTTTTTATAATCCCATCTTAACTTGCAAAAACTCACCTTTTTGCCACTATGCAAAAAAATGCATTTTGCAATGAATTGCATGCAAAAATATGCAAATCAAAATACTTTTAATTATTTCAACTTAATTGTACAATATAATATGAAACATGATAATCTTTAAAAACGTGAGAAATAGCTAACATACTTCTAATTAACTGTCTTTATTGTCATTTATTTTACGCTAAGATTGTTTTGTATTTTTACGCTTTGCCTTAAAATTTTAAATGTATAAACTTATACTCAGGAGGTGGAGAAAACATGATCAAAAAGAACTATTTGTTATCACCAGGACCAACACCTGTACCATTTGACGTACTTCTGGAAGGAGCCCGCGAAACAATTCATCATAGAACTCCTCAATTTGTAAGCATTCTGGAAGAAACACTTGAAGAGGCAAAATATTTGTTCCAGACAAAAAACAACGTCTTTGCTTTTCTTTCTTCAGGAACTGGCGCATTAGAAGCTGCTGTAGCAAATCTTTTAAGCCCCGGTGACAAAGCTATTATTGTTGAAGCTGGAAAATTTGGGGAAAGATGGAGAGAAATTGCTGAGGCATATAATGTTAATGTTGTATCTATAAAACTTGAATGGGGGGAAGCCGTAACTCCAGAACAAATTAAAAAAGCTATCGAAGATAATCCAGACGCTAAAGTAGTATTCACAACTTACAGTGAAACTTCCACAGGAACAGTTATAGATCTTGAAGGCATCGCTAAAGTAACCAGAAATACAGATGTTGTTCTGGTTACAGACGCCGTTAGTGCTCTCCTTGCAGAACCTTTAAAAACCGATGAATGGGGAATAGATGTGGTAGTAACAGGTTCACAGAAAGGCTTAATGTTACCACCCGGGCTTGCCTTAATAACTCTCAACGAAAAAGCCTGGAAGCTTGTAGAACAATCTAAAAATTCAAAATACTACTTTAATTTGAAAGCTTACAGAAAATCCTATCCGGACAACCCCTGGACTCCAGGAGTTAATCTTATTTACATGTTAAGAAAAGCTATAAAGCTGGTAAAAGATGAGGGAATTGAAAATATATGGGAAAGACATAGAGTTCTTGCAGATGCCACAAGAAGTGCAGTAAAGGCTCTTGGACTTGAACTCTTTTCCAAACGTCCTGGAAATGTTGCAACGGCAGTTAAAGTTCCTGAGGGAATAGATGGTAAAAAATTAACAAAAATAATGAGAGATAAATACGGTGTTACCATAGCAGGTGGACAGGCACATGTTAAAGGAAAAATATTTAGAATATCAACTCTTGGTTACTTAAGTATCTTTGATACTATCACTGGAATAGCTGCACTTGAGTTTGTTCTCAATGAATTAGGATATAAAGTAGAGTTTGGAAAAGGTGTGAAGGCAGCACAGGAGGTGCTGTTCAAGGAGGTTGGCCAACAATGAGAATTCACGTAAACGATCCCCTTGATAAGAGTGCGATGGAAAAGCTTAAAAACTCTGGACATATAGTAACCGAAGAACATCTGGCAAAAGAAGAACTTATAAAAGAAATCCCGGATATAGACGTGTTAGTTGTAAGAAGTGCCACAAAAGTTACTGCAGATGTTATAAACGCTGGAACAAAATTAAAAATTATTGCAAGAGCTGGTACAGGTCTCGATAACGTTGATGTAGAGGCTGCTAAATCTAAAGGAATCAAAGTACTAAATACTCCCGGCGCAAATGGCATTTCTGTGGCTGAACTTGTAATAGGATTTATGATCGCCTGTTCCAGACACATAGCAAGAGGTACTGCAGATTTAAAAAACAACAAATGGACTAAAAAAGAACTTAAAGGACATGAACTCTACAAAAGAACAGTCGGAATTATTGGATTTGGTAATATAGGCAAGGAAGTAGCCAAAAGATTGCTGGCATTTGAGATGAACGTACTTGCTTATGATCCATTCATTAAAGAAACTGATCTTGACGTAAAATTAGTAGATTTAGACACAATTTACAGAGAAGCAGACATTATAACCGTCCATGTTCCTTTGACTTCTGAAACCAAACATCTTATTAACAAAGAAGCTATAGACAAAATGAAAGACGGTGTGATTATCATAAATGCCGCTCGTGGCGGAGTTTTAGACGAAGAAGCGCTGTACGAAGCACTTGTTTCAGGAAAAGTTTATGCTGCAGGCCTTGACGTTTTTGAAGTAGAACCTCCTGAAGATGAATTAAGAAGAAAACTCCTTTCCCTGCCAAATGTAGTAGCAACCCCTCATATTGGTGCTTCAACAAAAGAAGCACAGTTAAGAGTTGGACAAATAATAGTAGATAAAATTCTCCAGGAATTGTAAACTTGCATATTCTCCAAAACTAAAAGCCCTCCGTAATGGAGGGCTTTTCTGGTGGAGCCGATGGGATTTGAACCCACGGCCTCTACCGTGCGAAGGTAGCGCTCTCCCAGCTGAGCTACGGCCCCAGACAACACATTTCATAATTTATCATATCTTTATCCTCACGTCAATACCACCAAAATTAATATAAGAAGTCACATTTTAACTTCTATGTTAAACTTTTGCATCAAAAACCTTTTCAACAACCTTTTTTCCAAACAATTTTAGAAAGATCGGAAGAATTACTATGGATGTTATCAGACAAAATAAAATACCAAAAAACAACAAAACTCCAAGCTGAGAAACTAATGGATCTTTGACAAAATAAAGAAGGCCAAATCCAATCATGCTTG
This window encodes:
- a CDS encoding aminotransferase-like domain-containing protein: MDFETKYSKLGNSLQSSLIRELLKYASVPNAISFGGGVPDPETFPRKELSQIASEIIEKEYAYVLQYSTTEGDPELANQIIAMLERIYGISNLSENNIMFTTGSQEALELAGKIFLDEESIAIVEDPFYLGAASAFKMRFPKFVTIPLEDDGMNVDVLEKELKSLDEKGLIKKVKFIYVIPNFHNPAGVTLSYEKRKRIIELAERYDLPIIEDDPYGLLRFEGEPLDPIFKMAGPERVILLNTFSKILAPGLRIGVVIGSEQVVRKFVLAKQGTDLCSSALTQRLAARYFERYDILQQITPTIKLYKSKKDTMMQAFEEYFGDIKGIKWVKPEGGLFTWVTLPEGFDTMEMFEIAKQKLVFYIPGQPFTPDNKVSPSMRMSFCLPPHEKIVEGVKRLRDTILEYGKTKGLI
- a CDS encoding hydroxyacid dehydrogenase; the protein is MRIHVNDPLDKSAMEKLKNSGHIVTEEHLAKEELIKEIPDIDVLVVRSATKVTADVINAGTKLKIIARAGTGLDNVDVEAAKSKGIKVLNTPGANGISVAELVIGFMIACSRHIARGTADLKNNKWTKKELKGHELYKRTVGIIGFGNIGKEVAKRLLAFEMNVLAYDPFIKETDLDVKLVDLDTIYREADIITVHVPLTSETKHLINKEAIDKMKDGVIIINAARGGVLDEEALYEALVSGKVYAAGLDVFEVEPPEDELRRKLLSLPNVVATPHIGASTKEAQLRVGQIIVDKILQEL
- a CDS encoding pyridoxal-phosphate-dependent aminotransferase family protein — translated: MIKKNYLLSPGPTPVPFDVLLEGARETIHHRTPQFVSILEETLEEAKYLFQTKNNVFAFLSSGTGALEAAVANLLSPGDKAIIVEAGKFGERWREIAEAYNVNVVSIKLEWGEAVTPEQIKKAIEDNPDAKVVFTTYSETSTGTVIDLEGIAKVTRNTDVVLVTDAVSALLAEPLKTDEWGIDVVVTGSQKGLMLPPGLALITLNEKAWKLVEQSKNSKYYFNLKAYRKSYPDNPWTPGVNLIYMLRKAIKLVKDEGIENIWERHRVLADATRSAVKALGLELFSKRPGNVATAVKVPEGIDGKKLTKIMRDKYGVTIAGGQAHVKGKIFRISTLGYLSIFDTITGIAALEFVLNELGYKVEFGKGVKAAQEVLFKEVGQQ